The following are from one region of the Mustela lutreola isolate mMusLut2 chromosome 9, mMusLut2.pri, whole genome shotgun sequence genome:
- the OXT gene encoding oxytocin-neurophysin 1: MAGPSLACCLLGLLALTSACYIQNCPLGGKRAALDLDVRQCLPCGPGGKGRCFGPSICCGDELGCFVGTNEALRCQEENYLPSPCQSGHQPCGSGGRCAAAGICCSPDGCRADPACDPEAAFSQR, translated from the exons ATGGCTGGCCCCAGCCTCGCCTGCTGCCTGCTGGGCCTCCTCGCCCTGACCTCCGCCTGCTACATCCAGAACTGCCCCCTGGGCGGCAAGAGGGCTGCGCTGGACCTCGATGTGCGCCAG TGTCTCCCTTGCGGCCCTGGGGGCAAAGGGCGCTGTTTCGGGCCCAGCATCTGCTGCGGCGACGAGCTGGGCTGCTTCGTGGGCACCAACGAGGCGCTGCGCTGCCAGGAGGAGAACTACCTGCCGTCGCCCTGCCAGTCGGGCCACCAGCCGTGCGGGAGCGGGGGCCGCTGCGCCGCCGCCGGCATCTGCTGCAGCCCGG ACGGCTGCCGCGCCGACCCCGCCTGCGACCCCGAGGCCGCCTTTTCCCAGCGCTGA